One genomic region from Jilunia laotingensis encodes:
- a CDS encoding DUF4954 family protein, which translates to MGNVYRKLTEDEVLQLKSQSCLADDWEKVFVAEGFSTKYVHHTRFSGEVKLGEFRSEFTLPGGIKKHSGLRHVTLHNVTVGNNCCIENIQNYIANYEIGDGAFIENVDIILVEGRSTFGNGIEVSVLNETGGREVLINDKLSAHQAYILALYRHRPELISRMKEITDFYSNKHASTVGSIGKGVMILNTGSIRNVRIGDCCRICGTCRLSNGSINSNEMAPVHIGHGVICDDFIISSGSHVDDGAVLTRCFVGQACRLGHNYSASDSLFFSNCQGENGEACAIFAGPYTVTHHKSTLLIAGMFSFMNAGSGSNQSNHMYKLGPIHQGTMERGAKTTSDSYILWPARVGAFSLVMGRHVNHADTSNLPFSYLIEQQNTTFLVPGVNLRSVGTIRDAQKWPKRDQRKDPNQLDYINYNLLSPYTIQKMFAGRKILKELKRVSGETSETYSYQSAKIKNSSLNSGIRYYEIAIHKFLGNSIIKRLEGTNFQSNEEIRQRLKPDTEIGIGEWVDISGLIAPKSEIEKLMNGIESGEINRLKHINARFAEMHTNYYTYEWTWAYNKIQEFYGLNPETITAKEIIAIVQDWKVSVVGLDRMVYDDARKEFSLSAMTGFGADGSRDEMKLDFEQVRGDFESNPFVTAVLKHIDDKTALGDELINRIGQLA; encoded by the coding sequence ATGGGAAATGTTTACCGGAAACTGACTGAGGACGAAGTGCTTCAGTTGAAAAGCCAGTCGTGTCTGGCAGATGATTGGGAAAAAGTTTTTGTAGCCGAAGGGTTCTCTACCAAGTATGTACACCACACCCGCTTTTCGGGCGAAGTGAAACTGGGAGAGTTCCGGTCGGAATTTACTTTGCCGGGTGGAATTAAGAAACACTCCGGTTTGCGCCATGTTACGCTGCACAATGTGACAGTGGGCAATAATTGTTGTATTGAGAATATTCAGAACTATATTGCTAACTACGAGATTGGTGACGGGGCATTTATTGAAAATGTCGATATCATCCTTGTAGAAGGCCGTTCTACTTTCGGAAACGGGATAGAAGTTTCCGTACTGAATGAAACAGGAGGTCGCGAAGTACTTATCAATGATAAACTTTCGGCGCATCAGGCATATATCCTTGCTTTATACCGCCACCGCCCGGAATTGATCAGCCGGATGAAAGAGATCACGGATTTCTATTCCAACAAACATGCTTCGACTGTCGGGAGCATCGGGAAAGGAGTGATGATTCTTAATACGGGTTCCATCCGGAATGTGCGGATAGGCGATTGCTGTCGTATTTGCGGTACTTGCCGGTTGAGTAACGGCAGTATCAATAGTAATGAAATGGCTCCGGTGCATATCGGTCACGGAGTGATCTGCGATGATTTCATCATTTCTTCGGGTTCGCATGTAGACGATGGTGCTGTACTGACGCGCTGTTTCGTTGGCCAGGCATGTCGGTTGGGACATAATTATTCGGCTTCGGATTCCCTCTTTTTCAGCAATTGCCAGGGAGAGAACGGTGAAGCATGTGCCATCTTTGCAGGCCCTTATACGGTGACACACCACAAATCTACTTTACTGATTGCCGGTATGTTCTCGTTTATGAATGCCGGTTCCGGTTCGAACCAGAGTAACCACATGTATAAGTTAGGGCCTATCCATCAGGGAACGATGGAACGGGGAGCGAAGACCACTTCCGATTCCTACATCCTTTGGCCTGCCCGTGTCGGTGCCTTTTCGTTGGTGATGGGACGTCATGTGAACCATGCAGATACCTCGAACTTGCCGTTCTCTTATTTGATCGAGCAACAGAATACCACTTTTTTGGTTCCGGGTGTTAATCTGCGCAGCGTGGGTACCATTCGTGATGCTCAAAAATGGCCGAAACGTGATCAGCGGAAAGATCCGAACCAATTGGATTATATCAACTACAACCTGTTGAGCCCTTATACTATCCAGAAGATGTTTGCGGGCAGGAAGATACTGAAAGAGTTGAAACGGGTGTCCGGTGAGACTTCCGAAACCTACTCTTATCAGAGTGCCAAGATCAAGAACTCTTCACTCAATAGCGGCATCCGTTATTATGAAATTGCAATCCATAAATTCCTGGGCAACTCTATTATCAAGCGGCTTGAGGGCACCAACTTCCAAAGTAATGAAGAGATCCGCCAGCGTCTGAAGCCCGATACGGAAATCGGTATCGGTGAATGGGTGGACATCTCCGGTCTGATTGCTCCGAAAAGCGAGATTGAGAAACTCATGAATGGCATTGAAAGCGGTGAAATCAACCGATTGAAGCACATCAATGCTCGTTTTGCCGAGATGCACACTAATTATTACACCTACGAATGGACATGGGCTTACAATAAGATTCAGGAATTCTACGGATTGAATCCGGAGACGATCACTGCAAAAGAAATTATTGCCATCGTGCAAGATTGGAAAGTGTCTGTTGTCGGTCTTGACCGTATGGTGTACGATGATGCACGGAAAGAGTTCTCCCTATCCGCCATGACCGGCTTTGGAGCCGATGGTTCGCGTGACGAGATGAAGCTTGACTTCGAACAGGTACGTGGCGACTTCGAAAGCAATCCGTTTGTCACTGCCGTACTGAAGCACATCGATGACAAAACGGCACTTGGAGATGAACTGATCAATCGTATCGGGCAATTGGCATAA
- a CDS encoding fumarate hydratase, translating into MATPPFKYQPMFEHGEDKTEYYQLTKDYVSVSEFEGTPVLKVAKEGLTAMANAAFRDVSFMLRRSHNEQVAKILNDPEASDNDKYVALTFLRNAEVAAKGVLPFCQDTGTAIIHGEKGQQVWTGYCDEEALSLGVYKTYTEENLRYSQNAPLNMYDEVNTKCNLPAQIDIEATEGMEYKFLCVTKGGGSANKTYLYQETKAILNPGTLVPFLVEKMKTLGTAACPPYHIAFVIGGTSAEKNLLTVKLASTHYYDELPTTGNEYGRAFRDVELEKQVLEEAHRIGLGAQFGGKYLAHDVRIIRLPRHGASCPVGLGVSCSADRNIKCKINKDGIWIEKLDDNPGSLIPEELRNAGEGDAVKIDLNQPMADILKVLDKYPVATRLSLNGTIIVGRDIAHAKLKERLDRGEDLPQYIKDHPIYYAGPAKTPEGMACGSMGPTTAGRMDPYVDLFQSHGGSMIMLAKGNRSQQVTDACKNHGGFYLGSIGGPAAILAQNNIKSIECVEYPELGMEAIWKIEVENFPAFILVDNKGNDFFKQIKPRCAVK; encoded by the coding sequence ATGGCAACACCTCCGTTTAAGTATCAACCCATGTTCGAGCATGGAGAAGATAAGACTGAGTATTATCAGCTTACGAAAGACTATGTATCCGTAAGCGAGTTTGAAGGAACCCCGGTTCTTAAAGTTGCAAAAGAAGGCTTGACGGCTATGGCTAACGCTGCCTTCCGCGATGTGTCGTTCATGCTTCGTCGTTCGCACAACGAACAGGTGGCGAAGATTCTGAACGATCCTGAAGCAAGCGACAACGATAAGTATGTGGCACTTACCTTCCTTCGCAACGCTGAAGTAGCCGCCAAAGGTGTACTTCCTTTCTGCCAGGATACCGGTACGGCTATCATCCACGGTGAAAAAGGACAACAGGTATGGACGGGCTACTGCGATGAAGAGGCTCTTTCACTGGGTGTCTACAAAACATATACCGAAGAGAATCTGCGTTATTCACAGAATGCTCCGCTGAACATGTACGATGAAGTGAACACGAAATGCAACCTTCCGGCCCAGATCGATATCGAAGCTACCGAAGGCATGGAGTATAAGTTCCTTTGCGTTACCAAAGGAGGCGGTTCTGCCAATAAGACTTATCTTTATCAGGAGACAAAAGCCATCCTGAACCCCGGAACACTTGTTCCCTTCTTGGTTGAGAAGATGAAAACACTGGGTACGGCAGCTTGTCCTCCTTATCACATTGCATTCGTTATCGGAGGTACTTCGGCAGAGAAAAATCTGCTGACCGTGAAGTTGGCTTCTACTCATTATTATGATGAACTGCCTACTACCGGAAATGAATACGGCCGTGCCTTCCGCGATGTCGAACTGGAAAAACAGGTGTTGGAAGAAGCTCACCGTATTGGTCTCGGTGCGCAGTTCGGTGGCAAATATCTGGCTCATGATGTACGTATTATCCGCTTGCCGCGTCACGGTGCATCTTGTCCGGTAGGTCTGGGCGTATCTTGTTCTGCCGACCGCAACATCAAGTGTAAGATCAATAAGGATGGTATCTGGATCGAAAAGCTCGATGATAATCCAGGCAGCCTGATCCCTGAGGAACTCCGTAATGCCGGTGAAGGGGATGCTGTGAAGATCGACCTGAACCAACCGATGGCGGACATCCTGAAAGTGTTGGATAAATATCCGGTAGCTACACGCCTGTCATTGAACGGAACGATTATCGTAGGTCGTGACATCGCCCATGCCAAGCTGAAAGAACGTCTGGATCGTGGTGAAGACCTGCCTCAGTATATCAAGGATCATCCTATCTACTATGCCGGTCCGGCTAAGACTCCCGAAGGTATGGCTTGCGGTTCAATGGGGCCGACCACTGCCGGACGTATGGACCCGTATGTAGACCTTTTCCAAAGCCACGGTGGAAGCATGATTATGCTTGCCAAGGGTAACCGCAGCCAGCAGGTGACGGATGCTTGTAAGAATCATGGCGGTTTCTACCTTGGTTCAATCGGTGGCCCGGCTGCTATCCTTGCACAAAACAATATCAAGAGCATCGAGTGCGTGGAATATCCTGAATTGGGTATGGAAGCTATCTGGAAGATCGAAGTTGAAAACTTCCCTGCATTTATCCTGGTGGATAACAAGGGCAACGACTTCTTCAAACAGATTAAGCCCCGTTGCGCAGTGAAATAA
- a CDS encoding HEPN domain-containing protein encodes MKKSIKHLPKRTQEELAILQELILEHISNVRMIILFGSYARGSYSLYKNRDDFGVPSSFQSDIDILVVSETGKPEALERFASSTVIPLYFERLSNKKHPTPPEILVESWGQLARMIRKQQYFFSDIIKEGILLYDDEKVVFPKPEELNYRERYQIAKEEYEGCYILGEGFLDTGIYCLSKEQYKLGSFQLHQACERFYKSIFLVYDNYRPQTHNLKSLYVRSKNYSQELASVFPQNTNEEIRLFNKLCRAYIESRYNFRFQVDETEFDFMLTRTKTLHDVVGQLCEARLAFYKEKAEAEEKEGIV; translated from the coding sequence ATGAAGAAGTCAATCAAACATTTGCCTAAACGCACGCAGGAAGAACTTGCTATTCTGCAAGAGCTTATCTTGGAACATATTTCCAATGTCAGGATGATCATTCTGTTTGGAAGTTATGCCCGCGGCAGCTATTCATTGTATAAGAATAGGGATGATTTTGGAGTGCCTTCCAGTTTTCAGAGTGATATTGATATTCTGGTTGTCTCAGAGACAGGCAAGCCGGAAGCATTGGAGCGTTTTGCATCATCCACTGTTATTCCTTTGTATTTTGAACGTTTGTCAAATAAGAAACATCCTACTCCCCCTGAAATACTCGTGGAAAGCTGGGGGCAGTTGGCGAGGATGATCAGGAAGCAACAATATTTCTTTTCGGATATCATAAAAGAGGGTATATTGCTTTATGATGATGAAAAAGTTGTTTTCCCAAAGCCTGAAGAATTGAATTATCGGGAAAGATATCAGATAGCAAAGGAAGAATATGAGGGATGTTATATTTTAGGCGAAGGCTTTCTTGATACAGGTATTTATTGCTTGTCCAAAGAACAGTACAAATTAGGCTCTTTCCAATTACACCAAGCCTGTGAACGTTTCTACAAATCCATATTTTTGGTTTACGATAATTATCGTCCACAAACTCACAACTTAAAATCCCTGTATGTTCGTTCCAAAAACTATTCTCAGGAGCTAGCCTCTGTCTTTCCGCAGAACACTAACGAAGAGATACGTTTGTTTAATAAATTGTGCCGTGCCTATATCGAATCCCGCTATAATTTCCGCTTCCAAGTGGATGAAACGGAGTTTGATTTCATGCTTACACGTACCAAGACTTTACATGATGTGGTAGGACAATTGTGTGAAGCCCGTCTCGCATTTTATAAGGAAAAGGCGGAAGCAGAAGAAAAAGAAGGAATAGTATGA
- a CDS encoding DUF6575 domain-containing protein yields MEDVLKIDKILDYCDQPQLFTARDNFDTLYLCLMYEDEPVSHYIAIRVSTRRLEQFYLGNIDLRTLFIQPENTEEYFDVTVSNHKLLKRLSNEKELTEDKLPASGYTFSGDIRENVIVNLPMKDRSLLAELVRKFGWACM; encoded by the coding sequence ATGGAAGATGTTTTGAAAATAGATAAAATATTAGATTATTGCGATCAGCCGCAACTGTTTACGGCAAGGGATAATTTTGATACATTATATTTATGTTTGATGTATGAGGATGAGCCTGTTTCTCATTATATAGCAATCCGTGTCTCTACCAGAAGATTGGAGCAATTTTATTTAGGAAATATTGATTTGAGGACACTGTTTATCCAACCAGAAAATACTGAAGAGTATTTTGATGTTACCGTCAGCAATCATAAATTACTGAAAAGATTATCCAATGAAAAAGAATTAACTGAGGATAAATTACCTGCCAGTGGGTATACTTTTTCTGGGGATATTCGTGAAAATGTTATAGTCAATTTACCAATGAAAGACCGTAGTTTATTAGCTGAACTTGTGCGGAAGTTTGGTTGGGCTTGCATGTAA
- the hflX gene encoding GTPase HflX, with protein MKEFVISEAKVETAVLVGLITQAQDERKTNEYLDELAFLAETAGAEVVKRFTQKLPQANTVTYVGKGKLEEIKEYILNEEENEREVGMVIFDDELSAKQIRNIEAELKIKILDRTSLILDIFAMRAQTANAKTQVELAQYKYMLPRLQRLWTHLERQGGGSGAGGGKGSVGLRGPGETQLEMDRRIILNRMSLLKERLADIDKQKMTQRKNRGRMIRVALVGYTNVGKSTIMNLLSKSEVFAENKLFATLDTTVRKVIIDNLPFLLSDTVGFIRKLPTDLVDSFKSTLDEVREADLLLHVVDISHPGFEEQIEVVNKTLADIGGGGKPMILIFNKIDAYTYVEKAPDDLTPKTKENLTLDELMKTWMAKMEDNCLFISARERINIEELKSVVYQRVKELHVQKYPYNDFLYQTYDEEE; from the coding sequence ATGAAAGAATTTGTAATCTCCGAAGCCAAAGTCGAGACTGCAGTACTTGTCGGACTCATCACGCAAGCGCAGGATGAGCGAAAGACAAACGAGTATCTGGACGAACTGGCGTTCCTTGCCGAGACGGCTGGGGCGGAAGTAGTGAAAAGATTTACCCAGAAATTGCCACAGGCTAATACCGTGACTTATGTGGGTAAAGGAAAACTTGAAGAGATAAAGGAATATATCCTGAACGAAGAAGAAAACGAGAGAGAGGTGGGAATGGTGATCTTTGATGACGAACTTTCCGCCAAACAGATACGTAACATCGAAGCGGAGTTGAAAATCAAAATATTAGACCGTACTTCGCTTATCCTTGATATATTTGCCATGCGTGCCCAGACTGCCAATGCAAAGACGCAGGTAGAACTGGCACAGTATAAATACATGCTTCCCCGTCTGCAACGCCTGTGGACTCACCTTGAACGCCAAGGTGGCGGTTCGGGTGCCGGAGGCGGAAAGGGTTCGGTAGGGCTTCGTGGCCCGGGTGAAACCCAGCTTGAAATGGACCGCCGTATCATCCTGAACCGTATGTCTCTGCTGAAAGAACGCCTGGCTGATATTGATAAACAGAAAATGACGCAGCGGAAGAACCGTGGCCGTATGATCCGTGTAGCACTGGTGGGGTATACCAACGTAGGGAAATCTACCATCATGAATCTCCTTTCGAAAAGTGAAGTGTTTGCCGAAAACAAACTCTTTGCTACGCTCGACACCACAGTGCGTAAGGTGATCATCGACAATCTGCCGTTTTTGCTGTCCGATACCGTAGGATTTATCCGTAAATTGCCAACTGACCTCGTGGACTCATTCAAGTCTACCCTCGACGAGGTACGGGAAGCCGATTTGCTGTTGCATGTGGTCGATATTTCCCATCCCGGATTTGAAGAACAGATCGAGGTGGTCAACAAGACATTGGCCGATATCGGTGGCGGTGGAAAACCTATGATACTTATATTTAACAAGATAGACGCTTACACCTATGTGGAGAAAGCGCCGGACGACCTTACCCCCAAAACAAAGGAAAACTTAACACTCGATGAACTGATGAAGACGTGGATGGCAAAGATGGAAGACAACTGCCTGTTTATCTCCGCCCGCGAACGAATCAATATAGAAGAACTGAAGAGTGTAGTTTATCAACGCGTAAAAGAATTGCACGTACAAAAGTATCCCTATAACGATTTTCTTTATCAGACTTACGACGAAGAAGAATAA
- a CDS encoding acyltransferase has translation MKPQQTTTLTKQQHIVWLDVVRLIAMFTVVCCHCTDPFNFYPGTASNIEEIKLWGAIYGAALRPCVPLFVMITGALLLPVHGETSVFYKKRIPRVFWPFLIWSVIYNLFPWLTGVLGIKPEVILDFFPYAGEEVMRQSLSVSLGYIAQIPFNFSIVDVHMWYIYLLIGLYLYLPIFSAWVEKASEKAKLWCLLAFAVTTLIPYYTQFVAPYLWGTCSWNAFGMLYYFAGFNGYLLLGHYLRNVDWSMKKTFAVGIPMFAIGYVITFLGFRYITALPEFTDEMLELFFTYCSLNVVMMTIPVFMLAKKVNIQSVSLRKALANLTICGFGIYMVHYFFTGPSVVLMRAIHVPLGLQIPLAAVVAFGVSWLLVWLVYRCMGKKAKYVVG, from the coding sequence ATGAAACCACAACAGACTACAACATTGACCAAGCAACAACACATCGTTTGGCTGGATGTCGTGCGACTGATAGCCATGTTTACCGTTGTATGCTGCCATTGCACGGATCCATTCAATTTTTATCCCGGTACAGCTTCGAATATAGAAGAAATCAAACTTTGGGGTGCCATCTACGGTGCAGCCTTGCGGCCTTGTGTGCCGCTATTTGTGATGATTACAGGAGCATTGCTTCTTCCGGTACATGGCGAAACTTCCGTTTTCTATAAGAAACGTATTCCCCGTGTCTTTTGGCCGTTCCTGATCTGGTCGGTCATTTATAATCTTTTTCCCTGGCTCACCGGTGTGTTAGGGATCAAGCCTGAAGTTATTCTCGATTTCTTTCCCTATGCGGGTGAGGAAGTGATGCGTCAATCCTTGTCTGTCTCTTTGGGATATATCGCACAGATTCCTTTTAACTTTTCCATTGTGGATGTACATATGTGGTATATCTATCTTCTGATAGGACTTTACCTTTATCTGCCCATTTTTTCGGCATGGGTAGAGAAGGCTTCCGAGAAAGCTAAACTTTGGTGCCTCCTTGCATTTGCCGTTACCACGCTTATTCCTTATTATACACAGTTCGTAGCTCCGTATTTGTGGGGTACTTGTTCTTGGAATGCATTCGGCATGTTATATTACTTTGCCGGTTTCAATGGCTATCTTCTATTGGGTCATTATTTGCGTAATGTCGATTGGTCGATGAAGAAGACGTTTGCCGTGGGCATTCCGATGTTCGCTATCGGTTATGTCATCACCTTCTTAGGATTTCGTTATATCACTGCATTGCCTGAATTCACAGATGAGATGCTTGAACTCTTCTTCACCTATTGTTCGTTGAACGTAGTGATGATGACTATTCCCGTGTTTATGCTGGCTAAGAAAGTGAACATTCAGTCGGTATCACTCCGTAAAGCACTTGCCAACCTCACAATCTGCGGATTCGGTATCTATATGGTACATTATTTCTTTACCGGGCCTTCCGTTGTACTGATGCGTGCTATCCATGTTCCTTTGGGATTGCAGATTCCCTTGGCAGCGGTAGTTGCATTCGGAGTGTCATGGCTGCTGGTTTGGTTGGTTTACCGTTGTATGGGTAAGAAGGCTAAATATGTCGTTGGATGA
- a CDS encoding RagB/SusD family nutrient uptake outer membrane protein, with the protein MKNISKLIVGVCCSTTLLMTGCIDETFPTNGATSDQMSSSAKATEALLWAMPAYANKLDIYNQQPTEDPYGFDWGYGSIMHIRDVMTEDMPIVSSGYDHYDYWELNTGQGEGNLFPQYIWNYYWKYVQTSNNMIEALNPESATPVQLGYLGVGYAYRAFLYLDLAQMFEFLENDKTSPVNAKGNNVLNLTVPIVKEGMTEEEARNNPRVTREKIAEFIFSDLTKAEEYIANLALSIKTLPNLSVVYGLKARYYMWLADYAKAQEYARKAIDTGTYRPMSKDEWLSPTNGFNDMSVASWMWGSKMSKEDDVVKSGILNWTSWMSNEALYGYAGAGPMVMINANLYNRMNNTDFRKLAWKAPVGSSLDGKNIYINESQAENMPEYASLKFRPAEGNTNVSNIGSSSAYPLMRIEEMYFIEAEAVAHQNEGKGRELLIGFMQSYRDPSYVCTATGDDLIREIVTQKRIEFWGEGLTFFDVKRLNLPVTRGYEGTNFKEMARFNTTTRPAWMNITIVQTEKNNNSALDGYENPDPSGLYIPWLGSGN; encoded by the coding sequence ATGAAAAATATATCAAAATTAATAGTAGGCGTTTGTTGTTCGACAACCTTATTGATGACCGGATGTATCGATGAGACTTTTCCAACCAATGGAGCAACAAGCGATCAAATGTCTTCATCGGCTAAGGCTACTGAAGCATTGTTATGGGCGATGCCTGCATATGCGAATAAACTGGATATTTATAATCAGCAACCGACTGAAGACCCTTATGGCTTTGATTGGGGATATGGTTCTATCATGCATATTCGCGACGTAATGACTGAAGATATGCCGATAGTTAGTAGCGGTTACGACCATTATGATTATTGGGAACTCAATACGGGGCAGGGAGAGGGCAATCTGTTTCCACAATATATTTGGAATTATTATTGGAAATATGTGCAGACCTCTAACAACATGATCGAGGCTTTGAATCCCGAAAGCGCGACTCCGGTCCAATTGGGCTATTTAGGAGTCGGTTATGCTTACCGTGCGTTTCTTTATCTTGACTTAGCACAGATGTTCGAATTTCTTGAGAATGATAAAACTTCTCCGGTGAATGCTAAAGGGAATAATGTATTGAATCTAACAGTTCCTATTGTAAAAGAAGGTATGACCGAGGAGGAAGCGCGAAACAATCCGAGAGTGACCCGAGAAAAAATAGCAGAGTTTATCTTTTCCGATTTGACGAAAGCTGAGGAATACATTGCGAACCTAGCTCTTTCTATAAAAACGTTACCGAATTTGAGCGTGGTGTATGGTTTGAAAGCTCGTTATTATATGTGGTTAGCCGATTATGCCAAGGCTCAGGAATATGCTCGTAAAGCTATTGATACGGGCACTTATCGTCCTATGTCAAAAGATGAGTGGCTAAGCCCAACGAACGGTTTCAATGATATGTCCGTTGCATCATGGATGTGGGGCTCTAAGATGTCGAAAGAAGATGATGTCGTTAAATCCGGTATTTTAAACTGGACTTCTTGGATGTCTAACGAGGCCTTGTATGGTTATGCGGGTGCAGGACCCATGGTTATGATCAATGCAAATTTATATAATAGGATGAATAATACGGATTTTCGTAAGTTGGCATGGAAAGCACCGGTGGGTAGCAGTCTAGATGGAAAGAATATTTATATAAATGAGTCTCAAGCTGAGAATATGCCTGAATATGCTTCATTGAAATTCCGTCCCGCTGAAGGTAATACGAATGTTTCCAATATTGGTTCTTCTTCTGCCTATCCATTAATGCGCATAGAAGAAATGTATTTTATCGAAGCTGAGGCTGTTGCCCATCAGAATGAAGGGAAAGGCCGGGAGCTACTGATTGGGTTTATGCAAAGCTATCGTGATCCGTCATATGTTTGTACTGCTACTGGTGATGACTTAATCCGGGAGATTGTGACCCAGAAACGTATTGAATTTTGGGGAGAAGGATTGACGTTCTTTGATGTGAAACGTTTGAATTTGCCTGTAACACGTGGGTACGAAGGCACGAATTTTAAGGAAATGGCTCGTTTTAATACTACTACTCGTCCGGCATGGATGAATATTACTATTGTACAGACAGAAAAGAATAACAATTCGGCACTGGACGGATACGAAAATCCTGATCCAAGCGGACTTTACATACCATGGCTCGGATCGGGTAATTAA